The following proteins come from a genomic window of Hymenobacter canadensis:
- a CDS encoding polysaccharide biosynthesis/export family protein: protein MPASVSRRLVLLWLLCLPFLTLVSSCTDKLYNQRVMFQLDKSKGLDTTKIRRVVNRVNRNYTIQINDFLSVRVYTNEGERIIDPNGELRFGAPAGLLPTGGNGSRTLGNSGQGGSSGGMQSAGGSTQSAAGESEFLVQTDGYVRLPLVNRVRVTGLTLLQADSVLQIRYSEFYKGVFVTTRVTNNRVIVLGSPGGRIVPLVNDNMNLLEVLASAGGIDGGGGGGGGTSGLYRSGGKASNIRIIRGDLKNPQIEQVDLTTIDGMRRANLQVEPNDIIYIEPIRRPFYDALNDAAPAIGLSTTLLNIVFLVFTFTR from the coding sequence ATGCCTGCATCTGTTTCCCGCCGTCTTGTCCTGTTGTGGCTGCTATGCCTGCCTTTCCTGACACTGGTTTCATCCTGCACTGATAAATTATACAATCAGCGGGTGATGTTTCAGCTGGATAAAAGCAAAGGATTGGACACTACCAAAATTCGGCGGGTAGTAAATCGGGTGAATCGCAACTATACTATCCAGATAAATGATTTTTTGTCAGTCCGAGTATACACGAACGAAGGAGAGCGAATCATTGACCCTAATGGTGAATTGCGTTTCGGTGCTCCGGCCGGCTTGCTGCCAACGGGGGGGAATGGTAGCCGGACGTTGGGCAATTCTGGTCAGGGTGGCAGTAGCGGTGGTATGCAAAGCGCTGGTGGAAGCACGCAGAGCGCGGCCGGTGAATCTGAATTTCTAGTGCAAACCGATGGTTACGTTCGTTTACCACTGGTAAACAGGGTGCGCGTTACGGGCCTCACATTACTGCAGGCAGATAGTGTGCTACAAATCAGATACAGCGAATTTTACAAAGGCGTGTTTGTGACTACCCGCGTCACCAACAACCGGGTTATCGTACTGGGCTCGCCAGGTGGTCGAATTGTACCTCTCGTGAACGATAACATGAATCTGCTGGAAGTGTTGGCTTCGGCTGGGGGTATCGATGGTGGCGGCGGTGGTGGTGGTGGAACGAGCGGCCTATACAGGTCTGGGGGCAAAGCTTCTAATATTCGTATCATCAGAGGCGATTTGAAAAATCCGCAGATCGAACAAGTAGACTTGACTACTATTGACGGAATGCGTCGCGCTAACCTACAAGTTGAGCCTAACGATATCATTTATATAGAGCCCATCCGTCGTCCTTTCTATGATGCGCTGAACGATGCTGCTCCTGCAATTGGTTTATCAACAACGCTGTTGAACATAGTGTTTCTTGTATTTACGTTTACACGATAG
- a CDS encoding acyl-CoA dehydrogenase family protein, with product MELVATENQTMIAQMVRDFGAQHIKPHMMKWDESQEFPIDVFHKLGEMGLMGVLVPQQYGGAGFGYTEYVTAIAELSKIDGSIGLSMAAHNSLCTGHILQHASEEQKQKYLPKLASGEWIGAWGLTEPNTGSDAGNMRTVAIEDGDHYVLNGAKNFITHGKSGHVAVVIARTGEVGDSHGMTAFIVERNTPGFAAGRKEDKLGMRASETTELIFTDCRVPKENVIGKVGDGFVQSLKVLDGGRISIAALSLGIAQGAYEAALQYSKERHQFNQPISSFQGIAFKLADMATEIEAASLLTYRAADMKDRGLNVNRESAMAKLYASEVSVRVANEGVQIFGGYGYTKDYPAEKYYRDAKLCTIGEGTSEIQKLVIARTLLK from the coding sequence ATGGAATTGGTTGCTACCGAAAACCAGACAATGATTGCCCAGATGGTGCGCGACTTCGGCGCCCAGCACATCAAACCCCACATGATGAAGTGGGACGAAAGCCAGGAATTTCCAATTGATGTGTTCCACAAACTTGGCGAAATGGGTTTGATGGGCGTGCTCGTGCCGCAGCAGTATGGCGGGGCTGGCTTTGGCTACACCGAGTACGTGACGGCTATTGCCGAGTTGTCGAAGATTGACGGCAGCATCGGCCTGAGCATGGCGGCGCACAACTCGCTGTGCACCGGCCACATCCTGCAGCATGCCTCCGAGGAGCAGAAGCAGAAATACCTGCCGAAACTGGCCTCCGGCGAGTGGATTGGCGCCTGGGGCCTGACGGAACCCAACACGGGCTCCGACGCCGGCAACATGCGCACCGTGGCCATCGAAGACGGTGACCATTACGTGCTCAACGGCGCCAAGAACTTCATCACCCACGGCAAATCCGGCCACGTAGCCGTAGTGATTGCCCGTACCGGCGAAGTGGGCGACTCGCACGGCATGACGGCTTTCATCGTGGAGCGCAACACGCCGGGCTTCGCCGCCGGGCGTAAGGAAGACAAACTGGGCATGCGCGCCTCGGAAACCACGGAGCTGATTTTCACGGACTGCCGGGTACCCAAAGAGAACGTCATCGGTAAAGTTGGTGACGGCTTCGTGCAGTCGCTGAAGGTGCTGGACGGTGGCCGCATCAGCATTGCGGCGCTGAGCCTGGGCATTGCGCAAGGTGCCTATGAGGCCGCGCTGCAGTATTCTAAGGAGCGTCACCAGTTCAACCAGCCAATCAGCAGCTTTCAGGGCATTGCTTTCAAGCTGGCCGATATGGCTACTGAAATTGAAGCGGCTTCCCTACTCACGTACCGCGCGGCTGATATGAAGGACCGCGGCCTGAACGTAAACCGTGAGTCGGCAATGGCTAAGCTGTACGCTTCCGAGGTATCGGTGCGGGTGGCAAACGAAGGCGTGCAGATCTTCGGGGGCTACGGCTACACCAAGGATTACCCGGCCGAGAAGTACTACCGCGACGCCAAGCTGTGCACTATCGGCGAGGGCACCAGCGAAATTCAGAAGCTCGTTATTGCCCGCACGCTGCTGAAGTAA